In a genomic window of Streptomyces koelreuteriae:
- a CDS encoding ABC transporter substrate-binding protein, whose amino-acid sequence MGSTGSTAGPRGHRRRLVTGAIALLATASLVTACGSDNDGSGGGGDRAASAGGVDDGTELTMWTRAATRPQSEALVKAYNASHKNKIELTVVPTDDYQAKVGAAAGSRDLPDLFASDVVFVPNYTSSGLFADLTERVDALPFAEHLAQSHIKAGTYEDKKYVVPHTLDLSVLFYNKELYRKAKLDPEKPPTTLREWDRQARAVDALGGGVDGTFFGGNCGGCGVFTWWPSVWAAGEDVLNEEGTEANLASTASKKVYDTYRGWVRDDIVAPGAREETGTTWTGIFPKGKVGVMPMPSTTLGLMPKDLDLGVAPIPGPDGGKSTFVGGDAIGISATSESADQAWNFLAWSLGDKAQVDVVAAHKDVVARTDLASNKHSEADPRLVTINELVAEGRTPYAMKFGQTFNDPNGPWLELMRHAVFGDGKSVEKDNDAVTASLAD is encoded by the coding sequence ATGGGGAGCACGGGGAGCACGGCCGGACCGCGTGGACACAGACGCCGCCTCGTCACAGGTGCCATCGCCCTGCTCGCCACCGCGAGCCTGGTCACCGCATGCGGCTCGGACAACGACGGCTCCGGCGGGGGAGGGGACAGGGCGGCGAGCGCCGGCGGCGTCGACGACGGCACCGAACTGACGATGTGGACGCGGGCGGCGACCCGGCCGCAGAGCGAGGCCCTGGTCAAGGCCTACAACGCGAGCCACAAGAACAAGATCGAGCTGACCGTCGTCCCCACCGACGACTACCAGGCCAAGGTCGGCGCGGCGGCCGGCTCCCGCGACCTGCCCGACCTGTTCGCCTCCGACGTCGTGTTCGTGCCCAACTACACCTCCAGCGGCCTCTTCGCCGACCTCACCGAACGCGTCGACGCCCTGCCCTTCGCCGAGCACCTGGCCCAGTCCCACATCAAGGCCGGCACGTACGAGGACAAGAAGTACGTCGTCCCGCACACCCTCGACCTGTCGGTGCTCTTCTACAACAAGGAGCTCTACCGCAAGGCGAAGCTCGACCCCGAGAAGCCGCCCACCACTCTGCGCGAGTGGGACCGGCAGGCCCGGGCCGTGGACGCGCTCGGCGGCGGTGTCGACGGCACCTTCTTCGGCGGCAACTGCGGCGGCTGCGGCGTCTTCACCTGGTGGCCGTCCGTCTGGGCGGCGGGGGAGGACGTCCTCAACGAGGAGGGCACCGAGGCGAATCTCGCCTCCACCGCCTCGAAGAAGGTCTACGACACCTACCGAGGCTGGGTGCGGGACGACATCGTGGCGCCCGGCGCCCGCGAGGAGACGGGCACGACCTGGACCGGCATCTTCCCCAAGGGCAAGGTCGGCGTGATGCCCATGCCGTCGACCACGCTCGGGCTGATGCCCAAGGACCTCGACCTCGGCGTGGCGCCCATCCCCGGTCCCGACGGCGGCAAGTCCACCTTCGTCGGCGGCGACGCCATCGGCATCTCCGCCACCAGCGAGTCCGCCGACCAGGCCTGGAACTTCCTCGCCTGGTCCCTCGGAGACAAGGCACAGGTCGACGTGGTCGCCGCGCACAAGGACGTGGTGGCCCGCACCGACCTCGCGTCCAACAAGCACTCCGAGGCCGACCCACGCCTGGTCACCATCAACGAACTTGTCGCCGAGGGCCGCACCCCGTACG